The Zingiber officinale cultivar Zhangliang chromosome 2A, Zo_v1.1, whole genome shotgun sequence genomic sequence ATTTGTATCTGTCACCAAAGCGTCACCGTAATGGGTCAAAAGCACAAAGATTACATCATCGGGCACGCCGTGTGCGCGCAGAGCATCGACCTTGGGAAGCACTTTGGTTTTGGTGTCTAAGGCCATCAACCAAGGTGAGTTCTTTATGGCATTCACAAGGTTCGCATTCGTTATCAAAATTGATTTGAGGAGCTCAGCGTTGGGGAGCAATCGCTTCTCTAAGCTGCATCCGAGCAGAACGGGTCTAGCTGACAGGATCTCCGGGAGGGCGGTTCCGACGAGGCTGATCCCGCGGAAGAGCTCCAGCTTTGGCTTCAAGATCTTCTCGACATCCATCACGAGAACACCGGGAAGGCGGTCGACGAGGCGGACGAGATGGGCTTCGTCGAAGCCGTAGTCCTTGAGGAGGGTGAGAACCGAGAGCGCTTTGTCGAGGGTGTCGAGCTGGACTTTCTTGGAGATGCAGAGGGCGGCACGGTCGGAGATCCCGCACGATCTCATGAGGGAAGAAGCGGTCAGGGATGAGGGATCGTCGGCGCCGACGGAGGAAGCAGAATAGGGTTTGACGAATCCCAGAAAGTGTGGGCGGGAGGGGGCGATGATCCGACGATGGCCGAGAGTGGTAGTCACTTGAAGTCGACGGTGGATGGCGGCGCAGAGACGTCGAAACATTGTTGATTTCGCTCTGTAAACGAACTGCTCGACCTAACGACGGGAGTAGAGACCTTTCGACCAAAATTTGATTCGTTGAAAAAGTTGCCCCTTCGTCCCTCATTTATACGGAATTTACAACGTCTATTTACTTTGTCTTTCGTTTCTCATCTTTAAGAATTGCTTGTGCTTTTATGTTATTAGCAGGTGAGAAATTTTCATAGGATAAAATCGATGatcatcttcaaaattaatcaaaaaactaaaaaaaaatcaaatattaatttaaaataatagattTCTGATTATTATGTGCAGTTAAGTGTGTAAAAACTAAATCCAACTTTGAAGGAGCAACAAAGATCACATACCCAAGGCATTATAAATTCATTCGTTTGGCAGGAGGAATATGCAGAGTTCACAACCTTATGGTCATCTGTGTCTGAGTCTGAGTCCTGCTCTTTCCCAGCTTCTCAAATGTTACCTTACAGAAACagctaaaattaaacttaataataAGACCTTGAGTGAGATAAATATCAATTCTCAATGTAGATTCCAATGTTATTTTTTGAGTATCATGATCTACCATGATAAGGTAGATCAATTCGACTTCAAAGTCTTCTTCTCGAGTATGTTGCGTCATTGTACTTCATCAGACTCCATCCTCATCCAAGTAGCCACTTGTTTTTGTCAAATTTTCTTTGATAGACTCAAAGGTTCGTAGATTGCAAGATGGCAATCAAGGATTGACCATATGTTTGGCAGATGGAGACATCTGAATTGGATGAGATCAAATTTATCATCCTAACCTTTTGAAGCACTTTAACTATTTTATGTAGCTGTAGGAGCTTATCATCAAGGATCCAAGCTCCTCCCACAATGGATAAACATGCTCGACAAATGAATAACCGATGAATTGACTTCAATGCCAACTTGAAGTCAACTCGATCGTCAATCGCTAAATGATAACAAGAATGGTAATGTGATTCTGTGAGCATGGACAAAGATAGACAATAAGAAAAAAGTTAGAGTAACGGTCAGTTAATTTCTTGGCGCTGCCACTCTTACACTTAAGTTAGAGAACCAAGAAGAAGAATAAATATTAGGGTTTAGATGTATGTATCTGCATGTACCTTGGACACCGAAAGGAACTACCTTTTATAGGAAGAAGACAACCCCAGGGCATAGCATAGACGGTGGGCATGACATCTCTAGCGTACTGATCAGGGGTGAATTCTCAGTAACTGACGACCtagggtttaccccaccatgcgtctAATGCCTGTGTATctatatttacctccctccatattcgtGGCGTCGACACTAGGGGGTCATTAATTTAGCGGATCTACATTTTTTTTAAGGAATATGACAAACTTTTTCCTTATGCACCTATCTTTAcattattaatatttaattccTCAAATAATCCAAGACTTATTCATATCGCTGTCTTTTCTTGAAATAATATTAGCTTTGCGCAATAGTTATCTTTTTCCTGAAATAATTCAAGATTTTGCATCCAAGTATCGAAAAGACAAACGCATACAAAGATAGAGTGCCAAGAAGTCAGAGTGCCTAAGTGGTCGGCGATGCTAAGAAGTCGGGGTGCCCAAGAAGTTAGGTGCCAAGGAATCGGAGGCACCTAAGAGGTTGAGGGTGCCAAGGAGTTGGGAATGCCCAAGAAGTCAAGGTTGCCAAGGAAGAT encodes the following:
- the LOC122044368 gene encoding transcription termination factor MTERF2, chloroplastic-like, producing MFRRLCAAIHRRLQVTTTLGHRRIIAPSRPHFLGFVKPYSASSVGADDPSSLTASSLMRSCGISDRAALCISKKVQLDTLDKALSVLTLLKDYGFDEAHLVRLVDRLPGVLVMDVEKILKPKLELFRGISLVGTALPEILSARPVLLGCSLEKRLLPNAELLKSILITNANLVNAIKNSPWLMALDTKTKVLPKVDALRAHGVPDDVIFVLLTHYGDALVTDTNRFNEAFDKIKKMGICPKKTTFARALGMLAKLPEKKWVEKVENFMGLGWSQDNVLEAFSKQPHIVRISTEKTRKIVEFLEEKLGWTPEHTVKYPVVLLMSLEKRMMPRYAVLSILMHKGLIKPGFTGCHFLMSSKNFQMEFVTKYQEKAPEIVEVIKRVKS